From a region of the Prevotella melaninogenica genome:
- the cls gene encoding cardiolipin synthase → MIYVHWAFLAVYVVVIIIVMVRVLMDNRQPAKTMAWMLVLTFIPMLGIILYFFFGQTTRKERKIWQYSMDQLTKHSMLEFVEQKRLHLPNEYRELIKLFMNQNWVLPFKNNETEIYTSGYEFFPSLLMEIGKAEHHIHLDTFIIASDPLGQIIADALIDKARQGVEVRVIYDDVGSWKTKNRFFDRMRAEGIKVYAFMPVRFPIFTSKVNYRNHRKICVIDGEVGFIGGMNIAKRYVKGIKKLAWRDTHVKITGAAVYGLQRAFLVDWFFVSRELITDHVYYPVSKVAENDSLIQIVTSSPTSLWPEIEQGYVRVLTSAKQYVYMETPYFLPTDPILFAMRTAALSGVDVRLMIPYETDTKIVEWASRTYVLATVKAGVKVYLYKAGFNHSKLLVADDSIATIGSTNVDFRSFENDFEANAFFYDKRIALKVKDIFLKDQEESVALEDVRNLTHRSFLQRLWESMVRLLSPLL, encoded by the coding sequence ATGATTTATGTTCATTGGGCATTCTTAGCAGTCTACGTTGTTGTCATCATAATTGTGATGGTACGCGTATTGATGGATAACCGACAGCCAGCCAAGACAATGGCGTGGATGTTGGTGCTGACGTTTATCCCAATGTTAGGTATCATTCTTTACTTCTTCTTCGGTCAGACTACACGTAAGGAGCGTAAGATATGGCAGTATAGTATGGACCAACTGACCAAGCATTCCATGTTGGAGTTTGTAGAACAAAAGCGTCTTCATCTGCCTAATGAGTATCGAGAACTCATCAAGCTCTTCATGAATCAGAACTGGGTCTTACCTTTTAAGAATAACGAGACAGAGATTTATACTTCTGGATACGAGTTCTTTCCTTCTTTGTTGATGGAGATTGGTAAGGCTGAACATCATATTCATTTAGATACCTTTATTATTGCCAGTGACCCCTTGGGGCAGATTATAGCCGATGCTTTGATTGATAAAGCACGACAAGGAGTTGAGGTACGTGTCATCTATGATGATGTGGGCTCTTGGAAAACAAAGAATCGTTTCTTTGACCGTATGCGTGCTGAAGGAATAAAAGTATATGCCTTCATGCCTGTACGCTTCCCAATCTTTACCAGTAAGGTGAACTATCGTAATCATAGAAAGATATGCGTAATAGATGGTGAAGTTGGTTTTATCGGTGGTATGAATATTGCCAAACGTTATGTGAAAGGGATAAAGAAATTAGCTTGGCGTGATACGCATGTTAAGATAACTGGTGCTGCGGTATATGGTTTGCAACGTGCCTTCTTGGTAGATTGGTTCTTTGTGAGTCGTGAGTTGATAACCGACCATGTTTATTATCCGGTCAGTAAGGTTGCGGAGAATGATAGTCTTATTCAGATTGTTACCAGTAGCCCAACAAGTTTATGGCCAGAGATTGAGCAAGGTTATGTAAGGGTACTTACCAGTGCGAAGCAGTATGTCTATATGGAAACACCTTACTTCCTGCCTACCGACCCAATCCTCTTTGCTATGCGTACTGCAGCCTTGTCGGGAGTTGATGTAAGACTAATGATTCCTTACGAGACAGACACAAAGATTGTGGAATGGGCTTCACGTACTTATGTCTTAGCAACGGTGAAAGCGGGAGTAAAAGTTTATTTATATAAGGCTGGTTTTAATCATTCGAAACTTCTTGTTGCCGATGATAGTATAGCAACAATTGGTTCTACTAATGTTGATTTCCGTAGTTTCGAGAATGACTTTGAAGCAAATGCTTTCTTCTATGACAAGAGAATAGCATTGAAGGTAAAGGATATCTTCTTAAAAGATCAAGAAGAGTCTGTTGCTTTGGAAGATGTGCGAAACCTTACACATCGTTCATTCCTACAGCGGTTGTGGGAGTCAATGGTTAGACTCTTGAGTCCACTGTTGTAA
- the rsmD gene encoding 16S rRNA (guanine(966)-N(2))-methyltransferase RsmD has product MRIITGKYKGRHFDIPRTFKARPTTDFAKENIFNVINAYMDWEEATALDLFAGTGSISLELLSRGCQQVISVEKDRDHARFISQCMEKLGTEDHILIKGDVFRFLKSCHQKFDLIFADPPYALPELETIPNLIFQYDLLKEDGLLVFEHGKNNDFSAHPHFIEHRSYGSVNFTLFR; this is encoded by the coding sequence ATGCGAATTATAACAGGAAAATATAAAGGCAGACATTTTGATATTCCACGTACCTTTAAGGCACGTCCTACAACAGACTTTGCTAAAGAGAATATCTTTAATGTTATCAATGCTTACATGGATTGGGAAGAAGCAACGGCACTCGACCTCTTTGCTGGTACGGGTAGTATATCCTTAGAACTTTTATCACGTGGTTGCCAACAGGTGATAAGCGTAGAGAAAGACCGTGACCATGCTCGCTTCATCAGTCAATGTATGGAGAAACTCGGCACTGAAGATCATATATTAATCAAAGGTGATGTGTTCCGTTTCTTAAAAAGTTGTCATCAGAAGTTTGATCTAATCTTTGCTGACCCTCCATACGCATTGCCAGAGTTAGAGACTATTCCAAACCTCATCTTCCAATATGACCTATTGAAGGAAGATGGTCTACTTGTCTTTGAACATGGTAAGAATAATGATTTCTCCGCTCACCCTCACTTCATAGAACATAGAAGTTATGGTAGTGTGAACTTCACTTTGTTTAGATAA
- a CDS encoding DUF3822 family protein, translating to MTETNNNISDKKLRLTIRFSRNNMAFAVGDPQENGMLVYEPYELNMGISVAANLREAFKVSELLQSGYKRLLAEIDTPVMLMPIDDFGTQDIETLYHHTYHRQGNEEILSSILPDLNAIAVFAINKDLKLVIDDHFKDIRIQPLMQSVWTHLYRRSYAGPRRKLYAYFHEKRMEVFSFQQNRFRFSNSYEATNEHDALYYLLYIWKLTGMDVEKDELYIVGDIHYQDWLIEKVKQHLKFCRLINQEVYFNNSQLVKRTDIPYDMKTIYLE from the coding sequence ATGACAGAAACAAACAATAATATCTCCGATAAAAAACTGCGACTTACTATCAGATTTAGCAGGAACAACATGGCATTTGCCGTGGGTGACCCACAAGAGAATGGTATGCTCGTTTATGAACCCTACGAGTTGAATATGGGTATCTCTGTTGCTGCCAATCTACGTGAAGCCTTCAAGGTTTCTGAATTGCTGCAGAGTGGATACAAACGTTTGTTAGCAGAGATTGATACCCCTGTGATGCTCATGCCTATTGACGACTTTGGTACACAGGATATCGAGACACTCTATCATCACACCTACCATAGACAAGGTAACGAGGAGATTCTATCGAGTATCCTACCTGACTTGAATGCGATTGCTGTCTTTGCAATTAACAAAGACCTCAAGCTTGTTATCGACGACCATTTCAAGGACATTCGTATACAACCGCTTATGCAGTCGGTATGGACGCATCTCTATCGTCGTTCTTATGCTGGTCCACGCAGAAAGCTCTATGCTTATTTCCACGAGAAGCGTATGGAGGTTTTCAGCTTCCAACAAAACAGATTCCGCTTCAGTAATTCATACGAAGCAACCAATGAGCATGATGCTTTGTATTATCTCCTTTATATATGGAAGCTAACAGGAATGGATGTAGAGAAAGATGAGTTATATATTGTCGGTGATATACATTACCAAGACTGGCTCATTGAGAAAGTAAAACAGCATTTGAAGTTCTGTAGGCTTATCAATCAGGAAGTTTACTTCAATAATAGCCAGTTGGTTAAACGTACAGATATTCCCTACGACATGAAAACGATTTATCTGGAATAA
- a CDS encoding CidA/LrgA family protein has product MARQFFVIFGCLALGEFIVWATGIKLPSSIIGMLLLTLFLKLGWVKLAWVERLSQLLIANLGFFFVPPGVALILYLDLIKAQWFPIVTATVVSTLLVLVVTGQMHQLVIKFERRLMAMDLLHHRAHAQKMKKMMEETEEVEAMEEAERIELDKALLGQDKITKTEEK; this is encoded by the coding sequence ATGGCAAGACAGTTCTTTGTTATCTTCGGATGCTTAGCATTGGGAGAGTTTATTGTTTGGGCTACAGGAATAAAACTGCCGTCCAGTATCATTGGTATGCTTCTTCTTACACTTTTTCTAAAGTTAGGATGGGTGAAGTTAGCTTGGGTGGAGCGATTGTCACAGCTTCTGATAGCAAATCTCGGCTTCTTCTTTGTACCGCCAGGGGTGGCTCTTATTCTCTATCTTGATCTTATTAAGGCTCAATGGTTCCCTATTGTTACTGCAACAGTGGTCAGTACTCTTCTAGTTCTTGTTGTTACAGGACAGATGCATCAACTTGTCATAAAGTTTGAACGTCGGTTGATGGCTATGGACTTACTTCATCATCGTGCTCATGCGCAGAAGATGAAGAAGATGATGGAGGAAACCGAAGAGGTTGAAGCCATGGAAGAAGCTGAAAGAATAGAACTTGACAAAGCTTTACTCGGACAGGATAAGATAACTAAAACGGAGGAAAAATAA
- a CDS encoding LrgB family protein, with translation MNSWDETIGQTIDLIQDGKDIFSNQYVILALTFAAFFYIKRLQQRTGWMLLNPILIAIVLIIVYLKITGVSFAVYKQGAQLIDFWLKPAVVALGVPLYLQLDAIKRLWLPIVLSQFVGCLVGIVSVVFVAQLCCAPDIIVLSMASKSVTTPIAMEVTQSLGGIPSLTAAVVVVTGIIGALVGFKMLSYGHVNSPIAQGLSMGAASHAVGASTAMAYSSKYGAFASLGITLNGIFTALLTPTVLRLMGII, from the coding sequence ATGAATTCGTGGGATGAAACAATCGGTCAGACTATTGACCTTATACAGGATGGTAAAGATATCTTTTCCAATCAGTATGTTATTTTGGCATTGACTTTTGCTGCCTTCTTTTACATCAAACGTCTACAGCAGCGTACTGGTTGGATGTTACTCAACCCTATCTTGATAGCCATCGTACTTATTATTGTCTATCTCAAGATAACTGGTGTTTCTTTTGCAGTCTATAAGCAAGGTGCCCAATTGATTGACTTCTGGCTTAAACCAGCTGTTGTAGCCTTAGGCGTACCACTTTATTTACAGCTTGATGCCATAAAGCGTCTGTGGTTACCAATCGTTCTGTCACAGTTTGTTGGCTGTTTGGTGGGTATTGTAAGTGTTGTTTTCGTAGCACAGCTTTGTTGCGCACCAGATATTATTGTCCTCTCAATGGCAAGTAAATCTGTAACAACACCTATTGCTATGGAGGTGACACAGAGCCTTGGAGGTATTCCTTCTCTTACTGCTGCCGTGGTGGTTGTCACTGGTATCATTGGTGCTTTGGTAGGCTTTAAGATGTTGTCCTATGGTCATGTAAATAGTCCTATCGCCCAAGGTCTCTCTATGGGTGCCGCCTCTCATGCCGTTGGAGCATCCACAGCGATGGCGTATAGCAGTAAGTATGGTGCCTTTGCGAGCTTAGGTATTACGCTAAATGGTATCTTCACTGCCCTGCTTACTCCAACGGTTCTCCGCTTGATGGGGATTATTTAG
- a CDS encoding Fic family protein has protein sequence MKYLNIKKALAAWRDIQPLSEKDRDRLSRRFTVDFNYNSNHIEGNTLTYGQTEILLLFGKVIGEADIRDVHEMTASNVGLQLMTEEAAVKEKPLTQNFIRTLHRTLLRENYTVYRNLPGGVQTNYVIHAGQYKTRPNSVITRYGDRFEYASPEETPGLMFDLVNWYNEAEKKGELSAIELAALFHYRYIRIHPFEDGNGRIARLMINFILTRHNYPMIVVRSRKKSEYLEALHQSDLEVGPVPSDGAHANIGDIRPFLKYFNELVATEVYNDVLFISEKNENIWWYDGERISFRSPNYTKILNAMRTQPTLTLNDMKEETGISVSAIQKLLDKLLSKKYVERGEKDGSWRVFLTQ, from the coding sequence ATGAAGTATCTTAATATAAAGAAGGCATTGGCTGCTTGGCGCGATATTCAGCCATTGTCAGAGAAGGACAGGGATAGGCTCAGCCGCCGCTTCACCGTGGACTTCAACTATAATAGCAACCACATTGAGGGCAACACACTGACTTATGGTCAGACCGAGATTCTTCTGCTATTCGGCAAGGTGATTGGCGAGGCTGACATAAGGGACGTGCACGAGATGACGGCAAGCAACGTGGGGCTGCAACTGATGACAGAAGAGGCTGCTGTCAAAGAAAAGCCTTTGACACAAAACTTCATCCGCACACTGCACAGAACACTGCTTCGTGAAAACTACACCGTTTACCGCAATCTGCCTGGTGGTGTGCAGACAAATTATGTGATACACGCAGGTCAGTATAAGACGCGCCCCAATAGTGTGATAACAAGGTATGGCGACCGCTTTGAGTACGCTTCGCCCGAAGAAACGCCGGGGCTGATGTTTGACTTGGTGAATTGGTACAATGAAGCCGAGAAGAAAGGGGAACTTTCAGCTATCGAACTGGCGGCATTGTTCCACTATCGTTATATACGCATTCACCCCTTTGAGGATGGCAATGGACGTATCGCCCGTTTGATGATCAACTTCATTCTCACACGCCACAATTATCCGATGATTGTTGTGCGCAGCCGCAAGAAGAGCGAGTATCTGGAAGCGTTGCATCAGTCTGACCTTGAAGTCGGCCCTGTGCCGAGCGACGGAGCACACGCCAACATTGGCGATATTCGTCCATTCCTCAAATATTTCAATGAGCTTGTGGCAACAGAGGTTTATAATGATGTGCTCTTCATCAGCGAAAAGAATGAAAATATTTGGTGGTATGACGGCGAAAGAATTTCTTTCCGCTCGCCTAACTACACCAAAATATTGAACGCCATGCGCACACAGCCTACGTTGACTCTGAACGACATGAAAGAGGAAACAGGTATTAGTGTGTCAGCTATCCAAAAACTGTTGGATAAACTGCTTTCTAAAAAGTATGTGGAGCGTGGTGAGAAAGATGGAAGCTGGAGAGTCTTTCTTACCCAGTAA
- the tnpC gene encoding IS66 family transposase: MKEQVTDISKVLQGMTEEMRLLRATVNQQYAEIIKLNRNINALNLEIRKKDTELINLQERLAKYENPDKNSNNSSTPPSKERIKDEVIRRTRSLRKPSGKKPGGQKGHDGHKLPCSSIPDEIIDEVPNYCTRCGESLSDTERVLDYVTQVISIPELKPVIREIRHYVMVCKNCGERIRTAPRRRSNNVVYDSSVKTLVVYLSVVQFLPYGRIASFLREVFGLTPSEGSLVNWVNEAKRNAQPVIDKIKEYIKSSAVVGFDESGLYCNKRLDWAWIAQTVYYTLLFRANGRGSKVLADKFGDSLERMTAVTDRHSAYFALHFLNHQVCLAHLLRELQYLSELNTEQEWSGKVTNLFREAIHERNTNPNDVIDKVSWIERLDNLIKQNIEELGKKFITFRKGLVKCRDYIFNFLENPMIPFDNNGSERGIRKLKIKLKNSCAFRSDFGADAFLELHSIVETAKKHDKTPYNAIQALFKV, encoded by the coding sequence ATGAAAGAGCAGGTTACGGATATATCAAAAGTATTACAAGGCATGACGGAAGAGATGCGATTATTGCGTGCAACTGTTAATCAGCAGTATGCCGAGATTATTAAATTGAACCGTAACATAAATGCTCTGAACCTTGAAATTCGCAAGAAAGATACGGAACTTATAAACTTACAGGAACGCTTGGCTAAGTATGAAAATCCTGACAAAAACTCTAATAACAGTAGCACTCCGCCAAGCAAGGAGCGTATAAAGGATGAGGTTATCAGAAGAACGCGAAGCCTCCGTAAGCCAAGTGGTAAGAAGCCGGGAGGACAAAAGGGACATGATGGACACAAGCTGCCTTGCTCTTCCATACCTGACGAGATAATTGATGAGGTACCCAACTATTGTACTCGTTGCGGAGAATCTTTATCAGATACAGAACGTGTGCTTGATTATGTGACGCAGGTTATTTCCATTCCAGAGTTGAAGCCCGTAATCAGGGAAATCCGACACTATGTGATGGTATGCAAGAACTGTGGTGAACGTATTCGGACAGCACCGAGACGGCGGTCAAACAACGTGGTATATGATTCAAGCGTAAAGACCTTAGTGGTTTATCTGAGTGTCGTGCAATTTCTTCCTTACGGTCGTATAGCAAGTTTTTTGCGTGAGGTATTTGGACTCACTCCAAGCGAAGGTTCACTGGTGAACTGGGTAAATGAGGCAAAGAGAAATGCGCAACCTGTGATTGATAAAATTAAAGAATATATCAAGTCATCAGCAGTTGTTGGTTTCGATGAGAGCGGCTTGTACTGTAACAAAAGACTCGACTGGGCATGGATTGCACAGACTGTTTATTACACATTGCTTTTCCGTGCTAATGGAAGAGGGTCGAAGGTATTAGCAGACAAGTTTGGCGATAGCCTGGAACGAATGACTGCCGTTACCGACCGCCATAGCGCATACTTTGCACTCCATTTTCTCAATCACCAGGTTTGTCTTGCACACTTACTCCGCGAACTGCAATATCTCTCAGAGTTGAACACTGAGCAAGAGTGGTCTGGGAAAGTAACCAATCTGTTCCGTGAAGCCATTCACGAGCGGAATACCAATCCGAACGACGTTATAGACAAGGTATCATGGATTGAACGTTTAGACAATCTGATCAAACAGAATATAGAGGAGCTTGGTAAAAAGTTTATTACGTTCAGAAAAGGCTTGGTCAAATGCAGAGATTACATTTTCAATTTCCTCGAAAATCCGATGATACCATTTGACAATAATGGAAGCGAAAGGGGAATACGCAAGCTAAAAATCAAACTGAAGAACTCCTGTGCTTTTCGTTCAGACTTCGGAGCAGACGCTTTCCTTGAACTTCATTCGATTGTAGAAACAGCTAAGAAGCACGACAAAACTCCATATAATGCGATTCAAGCCTTATTTAAGGTTTGA
- a CDS encoding helix-turn-helix domain-containing protein: MTDIKEFFIASNTVSNAPDYDSNVLSTLIHTVESFARVTYQSIYLIDYYKQEFLYVSDNPLFLCGHTAKEVKELGYSFYLKYVPEEEQKMLIELNRSGFKFFDTFHNVDKYQCSMSYHFHLKSGTRSRLINHQLTPILLTDDGKIWIGMCVVSLSSQKTVGHVEFHKKGNPNYWKYSFESHRWMECEGVSLKEEELEVLRLSAAGLTMTEVADIMCRSLDSIKTYKRHAFDKLGVANITEAISRAILNKLF; this comes from the coding sequence ATGACAGATATAAAAGAATTCTTTATAGCGTCGAATACTGTAAGCAATGCACCAGATTATGATTCTAACGTACTGTCCACATTGATTCATACAGTAGAGTCCTTTGCACGTGTAACCTATCAGAGCATTTATTTGATAGACTATTATAAGCAGGAATTTCTTTATGTATCAGATAATCCTTTGTTTCTTTGCGGTCATACAGCAAAGGAGGTGAAGGAATTGGGATATAGTTTTTATTTGAAATATGTACCAGAGGAAGAACAAAAAATGCTTATTGAGTTGAACAGAAGTGGTTTTAAGTTCTTTGATACTTTCCACAATGTTGATAAATACCAATGTTCCATGTCATATCATTTTCATCTGAAGAGTGGAACAAGGAGCAGACTGATCAACCACCAGCTAACTCCTATACTATTAACTGACGATGGCAAGATATGGATAGGTATGTGTGTTGTTTCTCTATCTTCACAAAAAACAGTTGGGCATGTAGAGTTCCACAAAAAGGGTAATCCTAACTATTGGAAATATTCTTTCGAAAGCCATCGGTGGATGGAATGTGAAGGAGTTTCGCTAAAAGAAGAGGAACTCGAAGTGCTTAGATTGTCAGCAGCGGGACTAACAATGACAGAAGTAGCAGACATAATGTGCCGCTCATTAGATTCTATTAAAACGTACAAACGCCACGCCTTTGACAAATTAGGCGTGGCGAATATCACCGAAGCTATTTCAAGAGCTATCTTAAACAAACTCTTCTGA